One stretch of Nitrospirae bacterium CG2_30_53_67 DNA includes these proteins:
- a CDS encoding 50S ribosomal protein L16 gives MLMPKKEKYRKQMKGRARGKAKGGVSIDFGEYGLQALEMGWITSKQIEAARIAMTRYVKRGGKIWIRIFPDKPVTKKPAETRMGKGKGAPEYHVAVVKPGRILYEMEGVTEQIAMDALNRAASKLPIKTKIISKHGVVA, from the coding sequence ATGTTGATGCCCAAGAAAGAGAAATATAGAAAACAGATGAAGGGAAGGGCCCGAGGGAAGGCCAAAGGCGGGGTCAGCATTGATTTTGGGGAATACGGGCTCCAGGCCCTGGAGATGGGCTGGATCACGAGTAAGCAGATTGAGGCGGCCCGAATTGCCATGACACGCTATGTCAAGAGGGGCGGCAAGATCTGGATCCGGATTTTCCCGGACAAGCCGGTCACCAAAAAACCGGCGGAGACCCGCATGGGCAAAGGCAAAGGCGCTCCTGAATATCACGTGGCGGTGGTGAAGCCCGGCAGAATTCTCTATGAGATGGAGGGCGTCACCGAGCAGATCGCGATGGATGCCCTGAACCGGGCGGCCAGCAAGCTCCCGATCAAGACGAAGATTATTTCCAAACATGGGGTGGTTGCATAG
- a CDS encoding 50S ribosomal protein L14 produces the protein MIQPQTTLNVADNSGAKKLMCIHVMGGSKVRYARVGDIIVASVKEAIPRGNVKKGTVVKAVVVRTKRALKRKDGSSIRFDDNAAVIINAQMEPVGTRIFGPVTRELRWKNFMRIISLAPEVL, from the coding sequence ATGATCCAGCCTCAAACCACGTTGAACGTGGCGGACAATTCAGGCGCCAAGAAGTTGATGTGCATCCATGTGATGGGCGGGTCAAAGGTCCGTTATGCGCGTGTCGGAGACATCATTGTTGCGTCCGTAAAGGAAGCCATTCCGAGAGGGAACGTCAAAAAAGGCACGGTCGTCAAGGCGGTGGTGGTCAGGACCAAGAGGGCCCTGAAACGCAAGGACGGATCCAGCATCCGATTTGACGACAATGCCGCTGTGATCATCAATGCTCAGATGGAGCCGGTCGGGACGCGTATCTTTGGTCCGGTGACACGCGAGCTCAGGTGGAAAAATTTCATGAGGATCATTTCTCTGGCCCCGGAGGTCCTGTAG
- a CDS encoding 50S ribosomal protein L18 — MEKNTKRVARIARHQRVRKKVSGAQGSPRLSVFRSARHIYAQVIDDIHSHTIASASTLDPVFRDQKVDGGKKEAAKWVGQEIARRAQEKGIKKVVFDRGGYKFLGRVKVLAEAAKESGLKF; from the coding sequence GTGGAGAAAAATACCAAGAGGGTGGCCCGAATCGCAAGGCATCAGAGGGTTCGGAAAAAGGTGTCCGGCGCTCAGGGAAGTCCGAGACTGTCCGTTTTCAGGAGCGCACGGCATATCTATGCGCAGGTCATCGATGATATCCATTCCCATACCATCGCAAGCGCATCTACCTTGGATCCGGTGTTCCGGGACCAGAAGGTAGATGGCGGGAAAAAGGAAGCTGCGAAGTGGGTCGGTCAGGAGATTGCAAGGCGGGCCCAGGAGAAAGGGATCAAGAAAGTGGTCTTTGACCGCGGCGGTTATAAATTTCTTGGGCGTGTCAAGGTTCTCGCCGAAGCCGCCAAGGAATCCGGGCTCAAATTCTAA
- a CDS encoding 30S ribosomal protein S5: MRMMNKGRDSLEKKNDQSGELIDKIVHINRVAKVVKGGRRFSFSALVVVGDGKGSVGYGKGKANEVPEAIRKGIEEAKKKMVTVSLRSKTIPHQVIGHYGAGEVVMKPASEGTGLIAGGGVRAVLEVVGVQDILTKCVGSSNPYNAVRAVMDGLLKLRDVEQIAKLRGKTVDELTA, from the coding sequence ATGAGGATGATGAATAAAGGGAGGGACTCTTTGGAGAAAAAGAATGACCAATCCGGCGAACTGATCGATAAAATCGTTCATATCAACCGTGTGGCCAAAGTCGTAAAAGGCGGAAGACGCTTCAGTTTCAGCGCCCTTGTGGTTGTCGGTGACGGTAAAGGAAGCGTGGGATACGGCAAAGGCAAGGCCAATGAGGTCCCGGAAGCCATCCGGAAAGGGATCGAGGAGGCCAAGAAAAAGATGGTGACGGTCTCCCTTCGCTCGAAGACGATTCCTCATCAGGTGATCGGGCATTATGGGGCCGGAGAAGTGGTCATGAAACCGGCTTCCGAAGGGACGGGCCTGATCGCCGGCGGGGGTGTGCGGGCCGTTTTGGAAGTGGTCGGTGTCCAGGATATCCTGACCAAATGCGTCGGGTCCAGCAATCCTTACAATGCTGTACGCGCGGTCATGGATGGACTGCTCAAATTGAGAGATGTGGAACAAATTGCAAAGCTCAGAGGCAAGACTGTGGACGAATTGACCGCTTAG
- a CDS encoding 30S ribosomal protein S19, whose translation MARSVKKGPFVDLHLENKIRKMNESGGREIIKTWSRRSMITPDMIGHTIAVHNGMKFIPVFITENMVGHKLGEFSATRTFRGHRSEKSTGVTK comes from the coding sequence GTGGCACGATCGGTGAAAAAGGGCCCTTTTGTGGACCTACATCTGGAGAACAAGATCCGTAAGATGAACGAAAGCGGCGGCCGGGAGATCATCAAGACTTGGTCGCGCCGTTCAATGATCACGCCGGACATGATCGGTCATACCATCGCTGTGCATAACGGGATGAAGTTCATTCCGGTTTTCATTACGGAAAATATGGTCGGCCACAAGCTGGGCGAGTTTTCAGCGACGAGGACCTTCCGGGGCCATCGGTCGGAGAAGTCCACAGGAGTGACGAAATAA
- a CDS encoding 30S ribosomal protein S14: MAKTSLIIKQQRKPKFKVRAYNRCRICGRPRGYINRFELCRICFRQLALRGDIPGVTKSSW; encoded by the coding sequence TTGGCCAAGACGTCTTTAATCATCAAGCAGCAGAGGAAGCCGAAATTCAAGGTCAGGGCATACAACCGATGCAGAATATGCGGCAGGCCGAGAGGGTATATCAACCGGTTCGAGCTCTGCAGAATCTGTTTTCGCCAGCTGGCCCTGAGAGGGGATATCCCCGGGGTGACGAAATCAAGTTGGTAG
- a CDS encoding preprotein translocase subunit SecY produces MLESLQNIFKVPELKRRILFTLGFLAIYRVGCHVPIPGIDSKALSEFFQSQEGGILGFVSMFSGGALSRMTVFALGIMPYISASIILQLLTSVVPSLEQLAKEGAAGRKKITQYTRYGTILLSIIQGAGIAVGLQSTTSPGGAPIVIHPGPGYLIFTVITLVAGTAFIMWLGEQITEKGIGNGISLIIFAGIVAAMPSAAAQTATLVRGGIMQPYVVLVILLLIVLVTGAIIFMEQGHRKVPVQYARRVVGRKAYGGTDTHIPLKINTAGVIPPIFASSIILFPATIAQVIHHPWMQAVAGSLSPGSLVYMILYVGFIIFFTFFYTAVMFNPVDVAENMKKQGGFIPGLRPGKNTSDYLDKVLSRITFVGALYLSAVCVLPMFLIQELNIPFYFGGTSLLIVVGVALDTLRQIESHLLQRQYDGFLKKGRIHGRSGR; encoded by the coding sequence TTGTTAGAGAGCCTGCAGAACATTTTCAAGGTTCCTGAATTAAAGAGAAGGATCCTTTTCACACTCGGGTTTCTGGCGATTTACAGGGTAGGGTGTCATGTCCCGATCCCGGGAATAGATTCAAAGGCCCTCTCCGAGTTCTTCCAGTCTCAGGAGGGGGGAATTCTCGGATTCGTGAGCATGTTCTCCGGCGGGGCGCTGAGCCGTATGACGGTCTTTGCCTTGGGGATCATGCCGTACATCAGCGCCTCGATCATCCTGCAGCTCCTGACATCGGTGGTGCCGAGTCTTGAGCAGTTGGCCAAGGAAGGGGCGGCGGGACGGAAAAAGATCACGCAGTACACCCGGTATGGAACGATCCTTCTCAGCATCATACAGGGCGCCGGCATTGCCGTCGGCCTTCAGAGCACCACGAGTCCGGGCGGCGCCCCCATCGTGATCCACCCCGGACCCGGATACCTGATCTTCACCGTGATCACCCTGGTGGCGGGAACGGCCTTCATCATGTGGCTCGGTGAACAGATCACCGAGAAGGGGATCGGGAACGGGATCTCCCTGATCATCTTTGCAGGGATTGTGGCGGCCATGCCCTCTGCCGCGGCCCAAACCGCGACCTTGGTCCGGGGAGGGATCATGCAGCCTTATGTGGTTCTGGTCATCCTGCTGCTGATCGTTTTGGTGACAGGGGCCATCATCTTTATGGAACAGGGGCATAGAAAGGTGCCGGTCCAGTATGCGCGGCGGGTGGTCGGCCGCAAGGCCTATGGCGGCACGGATACCCATATCCCGTTGAAGATCAATACCGCGGGCGTGATCCCGCCGATCTTCGCCTCTTCGATCATCCTCTTCCCGGCGACCATCGCCCAGGTGATTCATCATCCCTGGATGCAGGCGGTGGCCGGGAGTCTGAGCCCGGGGAGTCTGGTTTATATGATCCTCTATGTAGGATTTATCATTTTTTTTACTTTTTTTTATACGGCGGTGATGTTCAATCCCGTGGACGTGGCCGAAAACATGAAGAAGCAGGGGGGGTTTATCCCGGGACTCCGGCCTGGGAAGAATACATCGGACTACCTTGACAAAGTCCTGAGCAGGATCACCTTTGTCGGGGCCCTTTATCTTTCGGCGGTCTGTGTGCTTCCGATGTTTTTGATCCAGGAGCTGAACATCCCCTTCTACTTCGGGGGGACGTCCCTTCTCATTGTTGTGGGTGTGGCGCTCGATACCTTGAGACAGATCGAATCCCATCTTCTGCAGCGCCAATATGACGGCTTTTTGAAGAAGGGGAGGATTCATGGACGGAGCGGGCGCTGA
- a CDS encoding 50S ribosomal protein L6, protein MSRVGKLPVILPKGVKAALKDSTLEIKGPKGTLLRKIPPDISVELQEGKILVHRASDSREHRAFHGLIRNLIANMVHGVTSGFSKILEINGVGYKAQVKGRSVEFNLGYSHSILFPLLEGVEALVEKSIITISGINKEDVGQTAANIRALRRPEPYKGKGIKYQKERIIRKAGKTTK, encoded by the coding sequence ATGTCGAGAGTAGGAAAATTGCCGGTGATTCTGCCCAAAGGCGTGAAGGCGGCGCTCAAGGATTCGACCTTGGAGATCAAGGGGCCGAAAGGGACCCTTTTGAGGAAAATCCCGCCGGATATCTCGGTTGAACTCCAGGAAGGAAAGATCCTGGTCCACCGCGCATCGGATTCCAGAGAACATCGCGCCTTTCATGGGTTGATTCGGAATCTGATCGCCAACATGGTCCATGGTGTGACAAGCGGTTTTTCCAAGATTCTGGAGATCAATGGCGTGGGATACAAGGCGCAGGTTAAGGGACGGTCCGTGGAGTTCAATCTCGGATATTCCCATTCCATTCTATTCCCGCTTCTGGAAGGGGTGGAAGCCTTGGTGGAGAAGAGTATCATCACCATTTCCGGGATCAACAAGGAGGACGTGGGGCAGACCGCGGCAAACATCCGCGCCCTTCGCCGGCCGGAACCCTATAAGGGCAAAGGGATCAAGTATCAGAAGGAAAGAATCATCAGAAAGGCCGGAAAGACCACCAAGTAG
- a CDS encoding 30S ribosomal protein S3 codes for MGQKVHPIGFRLGYIKDWNSKWFAKKDYAELLHEDLQLRKFIKEKLYHAGIGRVEIERAAKQVRVNVYTARPGIIIGKKGSEIDKLKADIQNKIKKNIYLNIREIRKAEMDAQLIAENVALQLERRVAFRRAMKKSVASALRFGAKGIKIHCAGRLAGAEIARREWYREGRVPLHTLRADIDYGFAEAQTTYGLIGVKVWVFKGEILEPEKKLKTEGVPL; via the coding sequence TTGGGTCAGAAGGTCCATCCTATAGGATTTCGTCTGGGATATATCAAAGACTGGAACTCCAAGTGGTTTGCAAAGAAGGACTATGCGGAACTCCTTCATGAGGATCTGCAGTTGCGCAAGTTCATCAAGGAGAAACTCTATCATGCCGGGATCGGCCGGGTGGAGATCGAGCGGGCCGCCAAACAGGTGCGGGTGAATGTCTATACGGCCCGGCCCGGGATCATCATCGGGAAAAAAGGATCCGAGATCGACAAGCTCAAGGCCGACATTCAGAATAAGATCAAGAAGAACATCTATCTGAATATCCGGGAGATCCGAAAAGCGGAGATGGACGCCCAGTTGATTGCAGAGAACGTAGCGCTCCAGCTCGAGCGGCGCGTGGCCTTCCGCAGGGCCATGAAGAAGAGTGTGGCAAGCGCCCTGCGTTTCGGCGCCAAGGGGATCAAGATCCATTGCGCCGGGCGCCTTGCCGGCGCCGAGATCGCGAGACGGGAATGGTACCGGGAAGGCAGGGTTCCGCTTCATACGCTTCGCGCCGATATTGACTACGGATTTGCAGAGGCGCAGACCACATACGGCCTGATCGGGGTCAAGGTCTGGGTCTTCAAGGGAGAGATCCTGGAGCCGGAGAAGAAGCTCAAGACCGAAGGGGTGCCGTTGTAA
- a CDS encoding 30S ribosomal protein S8 yields the protein MSMTDPIADMLTRIRNAVKAQKQETDVPASEIKIALSKILKEEGFIKNFKVLKDSPQGTIRISLKKPEGKESVIHGIDRISKPGMRVYVKVDEIPNIRNGLGVAILSTPKGVITDRQCRKEHVGGEVLCAVW from the coding sequence ATGTCCATGACCGATCCCATAGCCGATATGCTCACACGTATTCGGAATGCCGTCAAGGCGCAAAAACAAGAGACGGACGTTCCGGCTTCGGAGATCAAGATTGCGCTCTCGAAGATCCTGAAGGAAGAAGGCTTCATCAAGAACTTCAAGGTTTTAAAGGATAGTCCTCAGGGGACGATACGAATCAGCTTAAAGAAACCGGAAGGGAAAGAGAGCGTCATCCACGGAATCGACAGGATCAGCAAGCCTGGGATGCGGGTCTATGTGAAGGTGGATGAGATCCCGAACATCAGGAACGGCTTGGGCGTGGCGATCCTCTCAACGCCCAAAGGGGTGATCACGGACCGGCAGTGCAGGAAAGAACATGTGGGTGGAGAGGTGTTGTGCGCCGTCTGGTAG
- a CDS encoding 50S ribosomal protein L24 codes for MAAVKKNDTVQVMAGKNKGKRGKVLRVFPERDRLVIEKVNYIKRHTRPSAENQQGGIIEKEGSIHAANVMVVCEKCDAPVKSRHKKLEDQKKIRVCAKCGEPLDRT; via the coding sequence ATGGCGGCGGTAAAGAAAAATGATACGGTCCAGGTGATGGCCGGGAAAAACAAGGGAAAGAGAGGAAAGGTCCTCAGGGTTTTCCCTGAAAGGGACCGTCTCGTGATTGAGAAAGTCAACTATATCAAGAGGCATACCCGGCCCAGCGCGGAGAACCAGCAGGGCGGGATCATAGAAAAGGAAGGGAGCATCCACGCTGCCAATGTGATGGTGGTCTGCGAAAAATGCGATGCGCCCGTCAAGAGCAGGCATAAGAAACTGGAAGATCAGAAAAAAATTCGGGTCTGCGCCAAATGCGGAGAGCCGCTGGATCGGACGTAA
- a CDS encoding 30S ribosomal protein S17, with the protein MEKQSKKRSLRGVVTSNKMDKTVVVSVQRSMMHPLYKKIMRKSKRYKAHDAKNECRIGDTVRILECRPLSKEKRFRVVQIMERVK; encoded by the coding sequence ATGGAAAAACAAAGCAAGAAAAGAAGCCTGCGGGGTGTTGTGACCAGCAATAAGATGGACAAGACCGTTGTGGTTTCCGTACAGCGGTCCATGATGCACCCTCTCTACAAGAAGATCATGAGGAAGAGCAAACGGTACAAGGCCCATGATGCGAAGAACGAATGCCGGATCGGCGATACGGTTCGAATCCTGGAATGCAGGCCGCTCAGCAAAGAGAAACGTTTTCGGGTCGTGCAGATCATGGAACGGGTGAAGTAA
- a CDS encoding 50S ribosomal protein L5 encodes MARLKENYKKDIVPSLMKQFGYSSVMQVPRLMKIVVNVGMGEAIQNPKLLESAVAELRQITGQQPVVTLARKSIANFKLREGMAVGCKVTLRKNMMYEFLDRLINTALPRIRDFRGVPGKSFDGRGNYSLGLLEQSIFPEIKYDNVEKVHGMDIIIVTSAKTDEEAKALLSGFHMPFRN; translated from the coding sequence ATGGCAAGGCTTAAGGAAAATTACAAGAAAGACATTGTTCCATCGCTGATGAAGCAGTTTGGATATTCCAGTGTGATGCAGGTTCCCCGTCTCATGAAGATCGTGGTGAACGTGGGTATGGGAGAGGCGATTCAAAATCCAAAACTCCTGGAATCGGCCGTGGCTGAGCTTCGTCAGATCACCGGCCAGCAGCCGGTGGTCACGCTGGCCAGGAAGTCCATCGCGAATTTCAAGCTTCGGGAAGGCATGGCCGTGGGATGCAAGGTCACCCTGCGCAAAAACATGATGTATGAATTTCTGGATCGTTTGATCAATACGGCGCTTCCGCGCATCCGGGATTTCCGGGGTGTTCCCGGGAAGTCCTTCGACGGACGCGGGAACTATTCCTTGGGTCTTTTGGAGCAGAGCATTTTCCCGGAGATCAAATACGACAACGTCGAGAAGGTCCATGGGATGGACATTATCATTGTCACGTCGGCGAAGACCGACGAGGAGGCCAAGGCCTTGTTGTCGGGCTTTCACATGCCTTTCAGGAATTAA
- a CDS encoding 50S ribosomal protein L22, whose product MEVKAVARFVRISPRKVRLVVDAIRGHRVEEAIGLLRSIPHRAAPVVEKLLQSAVANAEQKEMKDVDRLRIRYAVVDPGPTIKRFLPRAMGRATPIRKRTSHITIVVSE is encoded by the coding sequence ATGGAAGTCAAAGCCGTAGCAAGGTTCGTTCGCATATCGCCGAGAAAAGTCAGGCTGGTGGTGGATGCCATACGTGGGCATCGGGTGGAGGAAGCGATCGGCCTGCTGAGAAGCATCCCCCATCGTGCGGCCCCGGTGGTCGAGAAGCTCTTACAGTCGGCGGTGGCCAATGCGGAACAAAAAGAGATGAAGGACGTGGACAGGCTGCGGATCCGGTATGCCGTTGTAGATCCGGGTCCGACCATCAAGCGTTTTTTGCCGAGGGCCATGGGACGAGCAACGCCGATCCGGAAACGGACGAGTCATATAACCATTGTCGTCTCTGAATAG
- a CDS encoding 50S ribosomal protein L30, translating to MGQLKITLKRSPIGKPKKHKEIIRGLGLKRTQQWVIRKDTPEIWGMVNKIPHLVDVENVMDEAVND from the coding sequence ATGGGACAGTTAAAGATCACACTGAAAAGAAGCCCGATCGGGAAGCCCAAAAAACACAAGGAAATCATCCGCGGCCTGGGTCTGAAAAGGACACAGCAGTGGGTGATTCGCAAGGATACTCCGGAAATATGGGGAATGGTCAATAAGATACCTCACCTGGTGGATGTGGAAAATGTGATGGATGAAGCCGTCAACGATTGA
- a CDS encoding 50S ribosomal protein L29, translated as MKASEIRDLSIEEIDAKEKELLSELLNLRFQKETGQMSSPARIREARKDIARVNTIRKEKLKGLR; from the coding sequence ATGAAAGCTTCAGAGATCAGGGATTTAAGCATCGAGGAGATCGATGCCAAGGAAAAGGAACTGCTGTCAGAACTTCTCAACCTGCGGTTTCAGAAGGAGACCGGGCAGATGAGCAGTCCGGCGCGCATTCGGGAGGCCCGGAAAGACATTGCGCGGGTCAACACAATTCGGAAAGAAAAATTGAAAGGCCTTCGTTGA
- a CDS encoding 50S ribosomal protein L15, with the protein MRLHDLKPPKGSTKKRKRIGRGNASGHGGTSTRGHKGQNARSGGSKKAGFEGGQMPLQRRLPKRGFTNIFRKEYTILNLSRLDLLEGTDQVDPEILRDKGVVKQMRAGLKILGAGELHRPMVVKAHKFSKKAAEKIRAAGGTAEIIK; encoded by the coding sequence ATGAGATTACATGATTTAAAGCCCCCGAAGGGGTCCACCAAGAAGCGCAAAAGGATCGGCAGAGGGAACGCCTCCGGGCATGGCGGGACATCGACCCGAGGGCACAAGGGACAGAACGCCCGTTCAGGCGGCAGTAAAAAGGCCGGCTTCGAGGGAGGGCAGATGCCATTGCAGAGGAGGCTCCCCAAGCGGGGGTTCACCAACATCTTCCGCAAGGAATATACCATCCTGAACCTTTCCCGGCTGGATCTCCTCGAAGGAACGGATCAAGTGGATCCTGAGATCCTGCGCGATAAAGGGGTGGTCAAACAAATGCGTGCCGGGCTGAAGATTCTCGGCGCCGGTGAGCTCCATCGTCCCATGGTGGTGAAGGCGCACAAATTCAGCAAAAAGGCGGCCGAGAAGATCCGTGCAGCCGGCGGAACGGCCGAGATCATAAAATAA